From a region of the Ovis aries strain OAR_USU_Benz2616 breed Rambouillet chromosome 2, ARS-UI_Ramb_v3.0, whole genome shotgun sequence genome:
- the PRXL2C gene encoding peroxiredoxin-like 2C isoform X2, whose translation MADPSEAPVTRQVSGHAAPAPVPSGPASWQPLAAAVAELPVLDASGRPVPFGELFRERRAIVVFVRHFLCYICKEYVEDLAKIPKSFLQEANVTLIVIGQSSYHHIEPFCKLTGYSHEIYVDPEREIYKRLGMKRGEEIASSVCFKCPMTVEQPTLSSLETSHVVVRRSALMISVGCRQLLMAGHYVPHLQGSCLLCKTS comes from the exons ATGGCAGACCCCTCCGAGGCCCCGGTCACGCGGCAGGTCAGCGGTCACGCCGCCCCAGCCCCAGTCCCAAGCGGCCCCGCGAGCTGGCAGCCCCTGGCCGCCGCCGTGGCCGAGCTGCCTGTGCTGGACGCCTCCGGGAGGCCTGTGCCGTTTGGTGAGCTGTTCCGAGAGCGCCGGGCTATCGTGGTCTTCGTGCGG CATTTCCTGTGTTACATCTGCAAGGAATACGTAGAAGATCTGGCCAAAATCCCCAAGAGTTTCTTACAA GAAGCAAATGTCACTCTCATAGTGATTGGACAGTCATCCTACCATCATATTGAG cctttctGTAAACTAACTGGGTATTCTCATGAAATCTATGTTGATCCTGAGAGAGAAATTTATAAAAGATTGGGAATGAAAAGAGGTGAAGAAATTGCCTCCTCAG tttgcttcaaatgcccaATGACTGTAGAACAGCCTACGTTGAGTTCTTTGgaaacttctcatgtagttgtaagaagatcagctttgatgatcTCAGTTGGTTGTCGTCAGCTTCTGATGGCTGGTCACTAtgttcctcatcttcaaggctcttgtctcctttgtaaaacttcttga
- the PRXL2C gene encoding peroxiredoxin-like 2C isoform X1, translating into MADPSEAPVTRQVSGHAAPAPVPSGPASWQPLAAAVAELPVLDASGRPVPFGELFRERRAIVVFVRHFLCYICKEYVEDLAKIPKSFLQEANVTLIVIGQSSYHHIEPFCKLTGYSHEIYVDPEREIYKRLGMKRGEEIASSGQSPHVKSNILSGSIRSLWRAVTGPLFDFQGDPAQQGGTLILGPGNNIHFIHHDRNRLDHKPINSVLQLVGVQHVDFTSRPSVIHV; encoded by the exons ATGGCAGACCCCTCCGAGGCCCCGGTCACGCGGCAGGTCAGCGGTCACGCCGCCCCAGCCCCAGTCCCAAGCGGCCCCGCGAGCTGGCAGCCCCTGGCCGCCGCCGTGGCCGAGCTGCCTGTGCTGGACGCCTCCGGGAGGCCTGTGCCGTTTGGTGAGCTGTTCCGAGAGCGCCGGGCTATCGTGGTCTTCGTGCGG CATTTCCTGTGTTACATCTGCAAGGAATACGTAGAAGATCTGGCCAAAATCCCCAAGAGTTTCTTACAA GAAGCAAATGTCACTCTCATAGTGATTGGACAGTCATCCTACCATCATATTGAG cctttctGTAAACTAACTGGGTATTCTCATGAAATCTATGTTGATCCTGAGAGAGAAATTTATAAAAGATTGGGAATGAAAAGAGGTGAAGAAATTGCCTCCTCAG GACAGAGCCCCCATGTAAAATCAAATATACTCTCAGGAAGCATTCGGAGCCTGTGGAGAGCAGTAACTGGCCCTCTTTTTGATTTTCAAGGAGACCCAGCTCAGCAAGGTGGAACACTCATTTTAGGTCCAG GTAACAACATCCATTTTATACACCATGATAGGAATAGGTTGGATCATAAACCCATCAACTCTGTTTTACAGCTTGTAGGAGTTCAGCATGTGGACTTTACAAGCAGACCTTCAGTTATCCATGTGTGA
- the PRXL2C gene encoding peroxiredoxin-like 2C isoform X3 — protein sequence MADPSEAPVTRQVSGHAAPAPVPSGPASWQPLAAAVAELPVLDASGRPVPFGELFRERRAIVVFVRHFLCYICKEYVEDLAKIPKSFLQEANVTLIVIGQSSYHHIEPFCKLTGYSHEIYVDPEREIYKRLGMKRGEEIASSGDPAQQGGTLILGPGNNIHFIHHDRNRLDHKPINSVLQLVGVQHVDFTSRPSVIHV from the exons ATGGCAGACCCCTCCGAGGCCCCGGTCACGCGGCAGGTCAGCGGTCACGCCGCCCCAGCCCCAGTCCCAAGCGGCCCCGCGAGCTGGCAGCCCCTGGCCGCCGCCGTGGCCGAGCTGCCTGTGCTGGACGCCTCCGGGAGGCCTGTGCCGTTTGGTGAGCTGTTCCGAGAGCGCCGGGCTATCGTGGTCTTCGTGCGG CATTTCCTGTGTTACATCTGCAAGGAATACGTAGAAGATCTGGCCAAAATCCCCAAGAGTTTCTTACAA GAAGCAAATGTCACTCTCATAGTGATTGGACAGTCATCCTACCATCATATTGAG cctttctGTAAACTAACTGGGTATTCTCATGAAATCTATGTTGATCCTGAGAGAGAAATTTATAAAAGATTGGGAATGAAAAGAGGTGAAGAAATTGCCTCCTCAG GAGACCCAGCTCAGCAAGGTGGAACACTCATTTTAGGTCCAG GTAACAACATCCATTTTATACACCATGATAGGAATAGGTTGGATCATAAACCCATCAACTCTGTTTTACAGCTTGTAGGAGTTCAGCATGTGGACTTTACAAGCAGACCTTCAGTTATCCATGTGTGA
- the PRXL2C gene encoding peroxiredoxin-like 2C isoform X4 produces the protein MADPSEAPVTRQVSGHAAPAPVPSGPASWQPLAAAVAELPVLDASGRPVPFGELFRERRAIVVFVRHFLCYICKEYVEDLAKIPKSFLQEANVTLIVIGQSSYHHIEPFCKLTGYSHEIYVDPEREIYKRLGMKRGEEIASSGNNIHFIHHDRNRLDHKPINSVLQLVGVQHVDFTSRPSVIHV, from the exons ATGGCAGACCCCTCCGAGGCCCCGGTCACGCGGCAGGTCAGCGGTCACGCCGCCCCAGCCCCAGTCCCAAGCGGCCCCGCGAGCTGGCAGCCCCTGGCCGCCGCCGTGGCCGAGCTGCCTGTGCTGGACGCCTCCGGGAGGCCTGTGCCGTTTGGTGAGCTGTTCCGAGAGCGCCGGGCTATCGTGGTCTTCGTGCGG CATTTCCTGTGTTACATCTGCAAGGAATACGTAGAAGATCTGGCCAAAATCCCCAAGAGTTTCTTACAA GAAGCAAATGTCACTCTCATAGTGATTGGACAGTCATCCTACCATCATATTGAG cctttctGTAAACTAACTGGGTATTCTCATGAAATCTATGTTGATCCTGAGAGAGAAATTTATAAAAGATTGGGAATGAAAAGAGGTGAAGAAATTGCCTCCTCAG GTAACAACATCCATTTTATACACCATGATAGGAATAGGTTGGATCATAAACCCATCAACTCTGTTTTACAGCTTGTAGGAGTTCAGCATGTGGACTTTACAAGCAGACCTTCAGTTATCCATGTGTGA